Within the Pseudomonas sp. SL4(2022) genome, the region CACGCCAACAGTGATCATTCAGGGCGAGCGCGATGCCCTGGGAAATCGCCAGGCGGTGGCGGGCTACGCGCTTTCTGAGGCGATCAAACTGCGCTGGCTGACCGCTGGGGATCATGACCTCAAGCCGCTAAAAAGCTCAGGCTTCACCCATCAGCAGCACATGCTTGCAGCGGCCGAGGCAATTGCCGAGTTTCTCTGCACATAGCCGGCGAAGTCTGGCGTCGGAGCGCGGGGTCTATTCCTACTAAAACACTATGACTTTGCCGCCGCAGGCGAGTGGCGTACACTGCGCCCATGTTTGCGAGGAGTTGCCATGAGCACCATTACCATTACCGACGCTGCCCACGATTATCTGGCTGATCTGCTGAGCAAGCAGAATACCCCGGGCATCGGCATTCGGGTGTTTATCACCCAGCCGGGCACCCAGTACGCCGAAACCTGCATTGCCTACTGCAAGCCGGGTGAGCAGAAGGCCGAAGACACCGCACTGGGCCTGGCCAGCTTCACCGCCTGGATCGATGCGGTCAGCGAGCCGTTTCTGGAAGACGCCGTGGTCGATTACGCCACCGATCGCATGGGTGGCCAACTGACGATCAAGGCGCCTAACGCCAAAGTACCGATGGTCAATGAAGACAGCCCGATCAACGAGCGCATCAGCTACTACCTGCAGACCGAGATCAATCCCGGCCTGGCTAGCCATGGCGGCGAAGTCAGCCTGATCGATGTGGTTGAAGATGGCATTGCTGTACTGAAGTTTGGCGGC harbors:
- the nfuA gene encoding Fe-S biogenesis protein NfuA; this encodes MSTITITDAAHDYLADLLSKQNTPGIGIRVFITQPGTQYAETCIAYCKPGEQKAEDTALGLASFTAWIDAVSEPFLEDAVVDYATDRMGGQLTIKAPNAKVPMVNEDSPINERISYYLQTEINPGLASHGGEVSLIDVVEDGIAVLKFGGGCQGCGQVDLTLKEGIEKTLLERIPELKGVRDVTDHSIKENAYY